AAACAAAAACTTATTAAACTCCTTCATATCGCCAACGAATTTTGATTCTGAAGTAATAatagttttatttaattatttgccTTTTTTTTGGAACAATATTAAAATGTAGCCATAAATTTAAATTCCAAAATTGTTGAATACTTGGGGAATTCTAGAAATGGCACTGGGAGTCAAAGTTCACCCTATTCAAACGTCACCAGCCATCTCagagtagggctgcaaacgagccgagtcaaGTCGAGATTtaagctaatcgagccgagcctcgactcaattttaccaaactcgagctcgagctcgaaaaaaaataaaaaataaatattttatttaaaaaaaataaataaaataatatttttttcttaataaataataaaatattaaggacatatacgtaattttactatgaaaataaaaaataaaaaataaaaatataatatacgtaattttattattaaataaaaataaaaataaaaaaaatatatatatacccaagcagcttaatattctgagctcgagtttgactcgagttggctcgagctcgactcgagttcgattaacatcgagctcgactcgagattgactcgagccgctcgcgagcggctcgattcgtttgcagccctatctCAGAGTGCATGTTTCTATTGAGTTTCTGGATCAAGGTGCATCCATTGCCATTTTTGGCTGATCAACCATGACTAAGAGAATTAATTGATTTGCTTGCCGTTTTTGCAAAAGGATTCATTACTTTCAGTAGTCTATAAATACTCTTATTTCTCACCACTAAACCTCTTCAAGAACAACCAAAACCTTCCTGGATTAAATCCCTCTTGTTCTTAAAGTATCATGGCCCCTATCACTTATAGTTCTGAGATGACCTCCCCAATCCCTCCAGCTAGGTTGTTTAAGGCCGCCATTCTTGATGACACCCTTCTTCCCAAAATCCTGCCACAGGCCATTAAGAGTGTCGAAATCCTTGAAGGAGATGGTGGAGCtggaacaataaagttgagCAAATTTGGTGAAGGTTAGATATTAAATTCAACATGATTATTTTCATAACAGTTGAATTCATTCAAGGGATTTCTTTAATGTTGTAGTGACTTATCTTTGGTAAAATGTAAAAGCTAACAACTTCTTTATACTTCGATATTCAGCTAACAAATTCAAGAGTGCCAAACACAGAGTTGATGAACTTGACAAAGAAAACTTCGTTTACAGCTATAGCGTAATTGAGAGTGATGCATTGAAAGAAGGAATTGAGAAATTCACCGATGAGATCAAATTTGAAGCCTCCCCTAATGGAGGGTCAATTTGCAAAACTAACAGCAGCATCTACACCAAGGGTGATGTCCAGATCACTGAGGAAGAAATTAAGGGAGCAACAGAAAGGGCTTTGGGAATGTTCAAGGCTGTTGAGGCTTACCTCCTTGCCAATCCTGATGCCTACAACTAATTAATCAAGCTATTGCAAGACTCTTCCACACATATTTACTTACTGTTGTTTTTTAACGAAAGCTTCAATTGC
This region of Coffea arabica cultivar ET-39 chromosome 3c, Coffea Arabica ET-39 HiFi, whole genome shotgun sequence genomic DNA includes:
- the LOC113734608 gene encoding major allergen Pru ar 1 — its product is MAPITYSSEMTSPIPPARLFKAAILDDTLLPKILPQAIKSVEILEGDGGAGTIKLSKFGEANKFKSAKHRVDELDKENFVYSYSVIESDALKEGIEKFTDEIKFEASPNGGSICKTNSSIYTKGDVQITEEEIKGATERALGMFKAVEAYLLANPDAYN